From a single Paramisgurnus dabryanus chromosome 17, PD_genome_1.1, whole genome shotgun sequence genomic region:
- the gpr65 gene encoding G protein-coupled receptor 65, which yields MNITTVNWTTTPSQNDSEDCYPTNHPETKIFLGLHLVVILLGIPANIFFLFVSCQHIRQKNELGVYLFNLALSDLLFIMCLPVWIEFTLSDKWPYGKTACTVCVFLLFTNFYTSALLLSCIAVDRYLAVVHPLKFLAFRKRRTAFIVSIAAWLFTVIFNVITVKPENIYDEDYSICLDVFPFPEAQRWPNIARFIVGFFVPAVIVGFCYWRICLAVKKNQSIELAERRHVFKLLGSILLTLYLCFGPVHIMLVLRSLLEECPSPNWLFISYKLSITLSMLNCLADPLLYCFSSRMGQVSALNALLFLRGPWKTKKQKGAVNSNGLLGEAIL from the coding sequence ATGAACATAACCACAGTGAATTGGACAACCACACCTAGCCAAAATGATTCAGAAGATTGTTATCCAACTAATCATCCTGAGACAAAGATCTTCCTGGGCCTTCACCTGGTCGTGATTCTGCTCGGCATTCCAGCCAACATCTTCTTCTTGTTTGTGTCATGCCAACACATCCGTCAGAAGAACGAGTTGGGCGTCTATCTGTTTAACCTTGCTCTCTCTGACCTCTTGTTCATCATGTGTTTGCCAGTATGGATTGAGTTCACGCTTTCTGACAAATGGCCTTACGGCAAGACCGCGTGCACCGTCTGCGTCTTCTTGCTCTTCACAAACTTCTACACGAGCGCATTGCTGCTCAGCTGCATCGCCGTGGATCGCTACTTAGCCGTGGTTCATCCTCTCAAGTTTTTGGCCTTCAGAAAGCGAAGAACGGCCTTCATCGTCAGCATTGCAGCTTGGTTATTTACAGTAATTTTTAACGTGATCACTGTCAAACCAGAAAATATTTATGATGAAGACTATTCTATCTGCTTGGACGTATTTCCTTTCCCCGAAGCACAAAGATGGCCAAATATTGCTCGCTTCATTGTCGGCTTCTTCGTTCCCGCCGTGATCGTGGGATTTTGTTATTGGCGAATCTGTCTTGCCGTGAAGAAGAACCAATCGATTGAGTTGGCGGAGCGTCGGCACGTCTTTAAGCTTCTGGGGAGCATTCTGCTAACTCTCTACCTGTGTTTTGGACCTGTTCACATCATGTTGGTTTTGAGAAGTCTACTGGAAGAATGTCCCTCTCCCAACTGGCTCTTTATCAGTTATAAGCTTAGCATTACCTTGTCTATGCTAAACTGCCTGGCCGACCCGCTGCTGTACTGCTTCAGCAGCCGAATGGGTCAGGTGAGCGCTTTAAATGCTTTACTCTTTCTCAGGGGGCCATGGAAGACGAAAAAACAGAAAGGAGCTGTAAATTCAAACGGTTTACTGGGTGAAGCTATTTTGTAG
- the kcnk10b gene encoding potassium channel subfamily K member 10b isoform X2, whose protein sequence is MKFPLENPKKQVNWDPEQVAVQTNIIPPKKVQAGGVQSSLVQASVATMQNPMGCEIKTNGHCPLPRLSIASRSASVVTGMDSGGDGSTLHSVMKWKTVLAVFVVVVVYLVCGGLAFRAMEQPFESNKKDTIAQEKASFLQRNPCVSTAELEDLIKHAVDAVSAGVSPIGETSHNSSHWDLSSAFFFAGTVITTIGYGNIAPSTEGGKIFCILYAIFGIPLFGFLLAGIGDQLGTMFIKSILKVEKIFRKHKQISQTKIRVTSTILFILAGCIVFVTIPAFIFKHIEGWSTLEAIYFVVITLTTVGIGDYVAGGDRKIEYMKWYKPLVWFWILVGLAYFAAVLSMIGDWLRVLSKKTKEEVGGFKAHAAEWKANVRAELRETRRRLSGEIHDKLQRAATIRSMERRRLGLEQRAHSLDMLSPEKRAVFASLDTGRFKTSSHESIDTKLNNLRLKAENSGQQMSSEENIFNRFGSLNKLAKRNRVKDLSRNIPDDTNKAEEVLSSNSSNVTLGDDRKEDEEEEVEEERMGKEVNTSFTCLPHYPEESKQQNGFAPAQVREQERNKRLEQKEHQP, encoded by the exons ATGAAATTCCCTTTAGAAAATCCAAAGAAACAGGTGAACTGGGATCCGGAACAAG TGGCGGTTCAAACAAACATAATCCCACCAAAGAAGGTCCAGGCCGGTGGAGTTCAGTCCAGCTTGGTTCAAGCCAGCGTAGCTACCATGCAGAACCCTATGGGCTGTGAAATTAAAACCAACGGCCACTGTCCTCTACCACGTCTCTCCATCGCCTCTCGTTCGGCCAGCGTGGTCACAGGTATGGACTCCGGAGGGGACGGATCGACTCTTCATTCTGTCATGAAATGGAAAACGGTCCTGGCTGTATTTGTTGTGGTAGTGGTCTATCTAGTGTGCGGTGGTCTGGCATTTCGTGCAATGGAGCAACCTTTCGAGAGTAACAAGAAAGACACCATTGCTCAAGAGAAAGCTTCGTTTCTGCAGAGGAACCCGTGTGTTTCCACAGCAGAGCTTGAAGATCTTATTAAG CATGCTGTAGATGCGGTCAGCGCCGGAGTGAGTCCGATTGGAGAAACATCTCATAATTCCAGTCACTGGGATCTCTCCAGTGCCTTCTTCTTCGCTGGAACCGTCATTACCACTATAG GCTATGGAAACATCGCTCCAAGCACCGAGGGCGGAAAGATTTTCTGTATTCTCTATGCCATATTTGGCATCCCTTTGTTCGGCTTCCTGCTGGCTGGGATCGGCGATCAACTAGGGACAATGTTTATAAAGAGCATTTTAAAAGTGGAAAAGATTTTCAGG AAACACAAACAGATCAGTCAGACTAAAATCCGCGTCACCTCGACCATTCTCTTCATCCTGGCAGGCTGTATCGTGTTTGTCACCATACCAGCGTTTATCTTCAAACACATCGAGGGTTGGAGTACTTTAGAGGCGATATACTTTGTGGTTATAACTCTTACGACTGTTGGCATTGGAGACTACGTTGCAG GTGGGGATCGTAAAATCGAATACATGAAATGGTACAAACCTCTGGTCTGGTTTTGGATTTTGGTGGGTCTGGCTTATTTTGCAGCGGTTCTGAGCATGATCGGAGACTGGCTCAGGGTTCTGTCCAAGAAAACTAAAGAGGAG GTGGGAGGGTTTAAAGCACATGCAGCCGAATGGAAAGCGAACGTTCGGGCGGAGTTACGAGAAACACGCAGGCGTCTCAGCGGCGAGATTCACGACAAACTGCAGCGTGCCGCCACCATCCGCAGCATGGAGCGCAGACGTCTGGGACTGGAGCAGCGTGCTCACTCCCTCGACATGCTGTCGCCTGAAAAAAGAGCCGTCTTCGCCAGCCTGGACACCGGACGTTTTAAGACCTCCTCGCACGAGAGTATCGACACCAAACTGAACAATCTCCGTCTCAAAGCCGAGAACAGCGGACAGCAGATGTCCTCGGAGGAAAACATCTTCAACCGTTTCGGCTCGCTCAACAAACTGGCCAAACGCAACAGGGTTAAAGATCTCAGCAGGAACATCCCAGATGACACGAACAAAGCCGAAGAGGTTCTCAGCAGTAACAGCAGCAACGTCACACTGGGAGATGACAGAAAAGAAGATGAAGAGGAGGAGGTAGAGGAGGAGAGGATGGGAAAGGAGGTGAACACAAGCTTCACATGTTTGCCTCACTATCCTGAAGAATCTAAACAGCAAAACGGCTTTGCACCGGCTCAGGTCAGAGAACAAGAGAGGAACAAAAGACTCGAGCAGAAAGAACATCAACCCTAG
- the kcnk10b gene encoding potassium channel subfamily K member 10b isoform X3, with product MIMAVQTNIIPPKKVQAGGVQSSLVQASVATMQNPMGCEIKTNGHCPLPRLSIASRSASVVTGMDSGGDGSTLHSVMKWKTVLAVFVVVVVYLVCGGLAFRAMEQPFESNKKDTIAQEKASFLQRNPCVSTAELEDLIKHAVDAVSAGVSPIGETSHNSSHWDLSSAFFFAGTVITTIGYGNIAPSTEGGKIFCILYAIFGIPLFGFLLAGIGDQLGTMFIKSILKVEKIFRQKHKQISQTKIRVTSTILFILAGCIVFVTIPAFIFKHIEGWSTLEAIYFVVITLTTVGIGDYVAGGDRKIEYMKWYKPLVWFWILVGLAYFAAVLSMIGDWLRVLSKKTKEEVGGFKAHAAEWKANVRAELRETRRRLSGEIHDKLQRAATIRSMERRRLGLEQRAHSLDMLSPEKRAVFASLDTGRFKTSSHESIDTKLNNLRLKAENSGQQMSSEENIFNRFGSLNKLAKRNRVKDLSRNIPDDTNKAEEVLSSNSSNVTLGDDRKEDEEEEVEEERMGKEVNTSFTCLPHYPEESKQQNGFAPAQVREQERNKRLEQKEHQP from the exons ATGATCA TGGCGGTTCAAACAAACATAATCCCACCAAAGAAGGTCCAGGCCGGTGGAGTTCAGTCCAGCTTGGTTCAAGCCAGCGTAGCTACCATGCAGAACCCTATGGGCTGTGAAATTAAAACCAACGGCCACTGTCCTCTACCACGTCTCTCCATCGCCTCTCGTTCGGCCAGCGTGGTCACAGGTATGGACTCCGGAGGGGACGGATCGACTCTTCATTCTGTCATGAAATGGAAAACGGTCCTGGCTGTATTTGTTGTGGTAGTGGTCTATCTAGTGTGCGGTGGTCTGGCATTTCGTGCAATGGAGCAACCTTTCGAGAGTAACAAGAAAGACACCATTGCTCAAGAGAAAGCTTCGTTTCTGCAGAGGAACCCGTGTGTTTCCACAGCAGAGCTTGAAGATCTTATTAAG CATGCTGTAGATGCGGTCAGCGCCGGAGTGAGTCCGATTGGAGAAACATCTCATAATTCCAGTCACTGGGATCTCTCCAGTGCCTTCTTCTTCGCTGGAACCGTCATTACCACTATAG GCTATGGAAACATCGCTCCAAGCACCGAGGGCGGAAAGATTTTCTGTATTCTCTATGCCATATTTGGCATCCCTTTGTTCGGCTTCCTGCTGGCTGGGATCGGCGATCAACTAGGGACAATGTTTATAAAGAGCATTTTAAAAGTGGAAAAGATTTTCAGG CAGAAACACAAACAGATCAGTCAGACTAAAATCCGCGTCACCTCGACCATTCTCTTCATCCTGGCAGGCTGTATCGTGTTTGTCACCATACCAGCGTTTATCTTCAAACACATCGAGGGTTGGAGTACTTTAGAGGCGATATACTTTGTGGTTATAACTCTTACGACTGTTGGCATTGGAGACTACGTTGCAG GTGGGGATCGTAAAATCGAATACATGAAATGGTACAAACCTCTGGTCTGGTTTTGGATTTTGGTGGGTCTGGCTTATTTTGCAGCGGTTCTGAGCATGATCGGAGACTGGCTCAGGGTTCTGTCCAAGAAAACTAAAGAGGAG GTGGGAGGGTTTAAAGCACATGCAGCCGAATGGAAAGCGAACGTTCGGGCGGAGTTACGAGAAACACGCAGGCGTCTCAGCGGCGAGATTCACGACAAACTGCAGCGTGCCGCCACCATCCGCAGCATGGAGCGCAGACGTCTGGGACTGGAGCAGCGTGCTCACTCCCTCGACATGCTGTCGCCTGAAAAAAGAGCCGTCTTCGCCAGCCTGGACACCGGACGTTTTAAGACCTCCTCGCACGAGAGTATCGACACCAAACTGAACAATCTCCGTCTCAAAGCCGAGAACAGCGGACAGCAGATGTCCTCGGAGGAAAACATCTTCAACCGTTTCGGCTCGCTCAACAAACTGGCCAAACGCAACAGGGTTAAAGATCTCAGCAGGAACATCCCAGATGACACGAACAAAGCCGAAGAGGTTCTCAGCAGTAACAGCAGCAACGTCACACTGGGAGATGACAGAAAAGAAGATGAAGAGGAGGAGGTAGAGGAGGAGAGGATGGGAAAGGAGGTGAACACAAGCTTCACATGTTTGCCTCACTATCCTGAAGAATCTAAACAGCAAAACGGCTTTGCACCGGCTCAGGTCAGAGAACAAGAGAGGAACAAAAGACTCGAGCAGAAAGAACATCAACCCTAG
- the kcnk10b gene encoding potassium channel subfamily K member 10b isoform X1, giving the protein MKFPLENPKKQVNWDPEQVAVQTNIIPPKKVQAGGVQSSLVQASVATMQNPMGCEIKTNGHCPLPRLSIASRSASVVTGMDSGGDGSTLHSVMKWKTVLAVFVVVVVYLVCGGLAFRAMEQPFESNKKDTIAQEKASFLQRNPCVSTAELEDLIKHAVDAVSAGVSPIGETSHNSSHWDLSSAFFFAGTVITTIGYGNIAPSTEGGKIFCILYAIFGIPLFGFLLAGIGDQLGTMFIKSILKVEKIFRQKHKQISQTKIRVTSTILFILAGCIVFVTIPAFIFKHIEGWSTLEAIYFVVITLTTVGIGDYVAGGDRKIEYMKWYKPLVWFWILVGLAYFAAVLSMIGDWLRVLSKKTKEEVGGFKAHAAEWKANVRAELRETRRRLSGEIHDKLQRAATIRSMERRRLGLEQRAHSLDMLSPEKRAVFASLDTGRFKTSSHESIDTKLNNLRLKAENSGQQMSSEENIFNRFGSLNKLAKRNRVKDLSRNIPDDTNKAEEVLSSNSSNVTLGDDRKEDEEEEVEEERMGKEVNTSFTCLPHYPEESKQQNGFAPAQVREQERNKRLEQKEHQP; this is encoded by the exons ATGAAATTCCCTTTAGAAAATCCAAAGAAACAGGTGAACTGGGATCCGGAACAAG TGGCGGTTCAAACAAACATAATCCCACCAAAGAAGGTCCAGGCCGGTGGAGTTCAGTCCAGCTTGGTTCAAGCCAGCGTAGCTACCATGCAGAACCCTATGGGCTGTGAAATTAAAACCAACGGCCACTGTCCTCTACCACGTCTCTCCATCGCCTCTCGTTCGGCCAGCGTGGTCACAGGTATGGACTCCGGAGGGGACGGATCGACTCTTCATTCTGTCATGAAATGGAAAACGGTCCTGGCTGTATTTGTTGTGGTAGTGGTCTATCTAGTGTGCGGTGGTCTGGCATTTCGTGCAATGGAGCAACCTTTCGAGAGTAACAAGAAAGACACCATTGCTCAAGAGAAAGCTTCGTTTCTGCAGAGGAACCCGTGTGTTTCCACAGCAGAGCTTGAAGATCTTATTAAG CATGCTGTAGATGCGGTCAGCGCCGGAGTGAGTCCGATTGGAGAAACATCTCATAATTCCAGTCACTGGGATCTCTCCAGTGCCTTCTTCTTCGCTGGAACCGTCATTACCACTATAG GCTATGGAAACATCGCTCCAAGCACCGAGGGCGGAAAGATTTTCTGTATTCTCTATGCCATATTTGGCATCCCTTTGTTCGGCTTCCTGCTGGCTGGGATCGGCGATCAACTAGGGACAATGTTTATAAAGAGCATTTTAAAAGTGGAAAAGATTTTCAGG CAGAAACACAAACAGATCAGTCAGACTAAAATCCGCGTCACCTCGACCATTCTCTTCATCCTGGCAGGCTGTATCGTGTTTGTCACCATACCAGCGTTTATCTTCAAACACATCGAGGGTTGGAGTACTTTAGAGGCGATATACTTTGTGGTTATAACTCTTACGACTGTTGGCATTGGAGACTACGTTGCAG GTGGGGATCGTAAAATCGAATACATGAAATGGTACAAACCTCTGGTCTGGTTTTGGATTTTGGTGGGTCTGGCTTATTTTGCAGCGGTTCTGAGCATGATCGGAGACTGGCTCAGGGTTCTGTCCAAGAAAACTAAAGAGGAG GTGGGAGGGTTTAAAGCACATGCAGCCGAATGGAAAGCGAACGTTCGGGCGGAGTTACGAGAAACACGCAGGCGTCTCAGCGGCGAGATTCACGACAAACTGCAGCGTGCCGCCACCATCCGCAGCATGGAGCGCAGACGTCTGGGACTGGAGCAGCGTGCTCACTCCCTCGACATGCTGTCGCCTGAAAAAAGAGCCGTCTTCGCCAGCCTGGACACCGGACGTTTTAAGACCTCCTCGCACGAGAGTATCGACACCAAACTGAACAATCTCCGTCTCAAAGCCGAGAACAGCGGACAGCAGATGTCCTCGGAGGAAAACATCTTCAACCGTTTCGGCTCGCTCAACAAACTGGCCAAACGCAACAGGGTTAAAGATCTCAGCAGGAACATCCCAGATGACACGAACAAAGCCGAAGAGGTTCTCAGCAGTAACAGCAGCAACGTCACACTGGGAGATGACAGAAAAGAAGATGAAGAGGAGGAGGTAGAGGAGGAGAGGATGGGAAAGGAGGTGAACACAAGCTTCACATGTTTGCCTCACTATCCTGAAGAATCTAAACAGCAAAACGGCTTTGCACCGGCTCAGGTCAGAGAACAAGAGAGGAACAAAAGACTCGAGCAGAAAGAACATCAACCCTAG
- the spata7 gene encoding spermatogenesis-associated protein 7, which yields MGLSFKFLTMDTKPGFCYGSSGKLMNQYMIKDHMLSHYKKLYSAKAAVDCSVPKSMQCNVKYVDQKRREKLKKGTLSQSGRSDSQRSTRINSRASCSSKNSQPSVQDDAYHYLDHSVMSSPGISTSFHYKQSVHPSQTAYTSGSPADHFRSSSELQGYRSPNPSWQQTGHLSSVSQRGYKSFQDPTQKTYSGDVLLKHSHRFTQEKPFTPRTLKSDHKSTLLQYRYYTPPRRKDKDERSSSFQMTQQEMYHRSTQSKQGFSPQSPQTFSVDHEWSDEESGSIRLHRTADFPQSSSRVSPEGMRSPIMRKVTAEEEELMYLEFITDVTNEILAQGLYSDRVLKRLFERHIDMNKHRLDENKMRHLLDNLHNDLQNPPDASISFLSVDESDDPLKLKDKSSNFRQDLSSLIDADFNAHTVFDKTRRQRENITPSLTSTPVNNSLLRSSSRLLLEEVENETLNHNTGCEISLNDNEHLTCPEEHLSNAADDNDLLEQVDKLGKNMTELLNVSETQRNQSEEEQITERNSDDEF from the exons ATGGGACTCTCTTTTAAGTTTCTCACCATGGATACAAAACCAG GCTTTTGTTATGGCTCATCTGGTAAACTAATGAATCAATACATGATTAAAGATCATATGCTGTCGCATTATAAAAAGTTGTATTCAGCGAAAG CTGCGGTTGACTGCTCTGTACCTAAAAGCATGCAGTGTAATGTCAAAT ATGTTGATCAAAAACGGCGTGAGAAGTTAAAAAAAGGCACACTGAGTCAATCTGGAAGATCAGATTCACAGAGGAGCACCAGGATAAACTCAAGAGCCTCCTGTTCTTCTAAGAAT AGTCAACCCTCCGTTCAAGATGATGCCTATCATTACCTGGACCATTCAGTGATGTCATCACCTGGAATCAGCACCTCATTTCATTACAAGCAAAGTGTGCATCCGTCTCAAACCGCTTATACATCTGGCAGCCCTGCTGATCATTTCCGATCTTCCTCAGAGTTACAGGGATACAGAAGTCCAAACCCCTCATGGCAACAGACGGGGCATTTATCATCAGTCAGTCAGAGAGGATACAAAAGCTTTCAGGATCCAACACAGAAGACTTACAGCGGTGATGTGCTGTTGAAACACTCTCATCGCTTCACGCAGGAGAAACCCTTCACACCAAGAACCCTGAAGTCAGATCACAAGTCCACACTTTTACAATATCGCTATTACACACCACCACGGAGAAAAGATAAAGATGAGAGATCTTCCTCGTTCCAGATGACTCAACAGGAGATGTACCACAGGAG CACACAGTCCAAGCAAGGATTTTCTCCACAATCACCACAG ACATTTAGTGTTGATCACGAGTGGTCAGATGAAGAATCAGGTTCAATAAGACTTCACAGGACAGCAGATTTTCCTCAATCGTCCTCCAG GGTTTCACCAGAAGGCATGAGGTCTCCTATAATGAGAAAAGTTACAGCAGA ggAAGAAGAATTAATGTACTTGGAGTTCATTACAGACGTCACTAATGAGATCTTAGCACAGGGTCTTTACTCTGACAG GGTCCTGAAGAGACTATTTGAACGTCACATTGATATGAACAAACATCGACTAGATGAG AATAAAATGCGCCACCTTCTGGACAACCTGCATAATGATCTGCAAAACCCCCCTGATGCCTCAATCTCATTCCTGAGCGTTGATGAATCTGATGATCCTTTAAAACTGAAGGATAAATCTTCAAACTTTAGACAAGATCTGTCATCATTGATCGATGCTGATTTTAATGCTCATACAGTGTTTGATAAGACCAGACGTCAGAGAGAGAACATCACACCTTCCCTGACGTCCACACCAGTAAACAACAGCCTGCTGAGAAGCTCCAGTCGACTTCTTTTGGAAGAAGTTGAAAACGAGACGCTTAACCATAACACAGGCTGTGAAATCTCTCTGAATGATAATGAACATCTCACTTGTCCTGAAGAACATCTCAGCAATGCTGCAGATGATAATGATCTCTTGGAACAGGTAGATAAACTTGGAAAAAACATGACAGAGTTGTTAAATGTGTCAGAGACTCAGAGGAATCAGTCTGAGGAGGAGCAGATAACAGAGAGAAACAGTGATGATGAGTTTTAA